The sequence AGCGCGCCGCCGACCAGGATCACCGCGCCGAGCAGGACCGCCCGAGGCGCGTCGGTGACGATGTAGCCGAAGGTGACCGCGACCACGATGCTGAGCACGATCACCGTGATCGGGGACATGCTCGACCGGCCCCGGCCGAGCATCGACTCCACCGGGGAGGCGGTGTCGCCCTCGCCGGGGATGATCAGCCAGGCGGTGAGGTAGATCAGGATGCCGATGCCGCCGAAGAAGCCCAGCACGGCGATGATCACCCGCCACAGCACCGGATCGGTGTTGGTGGCCCGGCCGATGGCGGCGCAGACGCCGGCCAGGTAGCGACCGTCGCGCGGGCGGACCAGCCCGTACCGGGAGGTGAAGCCGCCGGGCGGCGGGGCGTACCCGGTGCGCGGCGCCCCGTTCGGCGCGGCCGGCGATGGCCCGGCGGGCCCGGTCGGCGGGGGTGGTGGCCCGTCCGGTGACGTGGTCCCCGGCTGCGGCGGGCGGGCAGCTTCCTCGGTCATGCCTCCGATCCTCCTGCGCGTGCCGCCCGAGCGTCCTCAGGCGCCGACCCTGACGCCACCCTGAGATCCCGGGGTGGCGAATGTCGGGGACGTCCCCATGGTCGCGGGCGGTCCGGGCGTGTGACGATCGGATCGGCGCCGGTGCCCGCCGGCCGCCGCCACCACCGTCGGCCCGACCTGGGAGCATCCCATCAGCAGCACCGTGACCCCGCACCCGCCACGGCTCTACCGGGCCACCGAGCACCGGTTGGCCGCGGGAGTGGCCGCCGGCATCGCCGAGCACCTCGGCATCTCGGTGCTCCGCGTCCGGATCGCCTTCATGGTGCTGCTCGGGCTGAACGGTCTCGGGCTGCTGCTGTACGCCGCCTTCTGGGCGGTCGTTCCGCCCCGACCGGGCGACACCGCCGCCCCGCCCCGCCGCGACCTCGGCCAGCTCCTGCCCTTCGTCGCGATCGGGCTGGGTGTGCTGCTGGTCCAGATGATGGCGTTCCATTCGGTCGGCGCCGCCGGGACCGCCGGCTGGCTGGTCGCGATCATCGCGGTCGGCGCCGGGGTGATCTGGCACCAGTCCGCGCCGGAGCGCCGCCAGCAGTGGGGCGGGCCGATGGCGGTGCCCTGGCTCGGCGCGGTGGTGGAGGAGAGCGACCGGCGCGCGTTCGTACTCCGCTTCGTCGGCGGCGGGGTGCTCGTCGCCGTCGGCATAATCGGTGTCGCCGCGGTCTACTCGCCGGTGCAGAACCTGGACGCCGTGCTCAACGGTGTGATCTTCGCGCTGGTCGGGCTCGCCGGCGTGGGCGTGGTGACCGGGCCGGTGCTCTGGCGTACCTGGAACCAGCTGCGTTCCGAGCGTGAGGGGCGCATCCGCGAGCAGGAACGCGCCGAGCTGGCCGCGATGGTGCACGACCAGGTGCTGCACACCCTCGCCCTGATCCAGCGCAACGCCAGCGACGTCAAGACCGTGCAGCGGCTGGCCCGCGGCCAGGAGCGGTCCCTGCGGAACTGGCTCTACAAGCCGACCGCCTCGCCGACGGAGCGTTTCGCCGCCGCGCTGGAGCAGGCCGCCGCCGAGGTGGAGGACACCTTCGCCATCACCGTCGAGGCGGTGGTGGTGGGCGACCGGGAGACCGACGAACGGGTGGGCGCGCTGGTCGCCGCCGCCCGGGAGGCGCTGGTGAACGCGGCCCGGCACGCCGGGGTCCAGACGGTGTCGCTCTACGCCGAGGTGGAGCCGGACCAGGTCAGCGTCTTCGTCCGGGATCGGGGCAAGGGCTTCGACCCGGATACGGTGGAGGATCACCGACACGGCGTCCGAGGCTCGATCATCGGGCGGATGAAGCGGCACGGCGGCCGGGCCGAAATCCGGTCCCGGCCGGGGGAGGGGGCCGAGGTCCGACTGATCCTGCCGATCAGCGGCTCCGGCGCCAACGCGGAAAGGGACAGATGACCATGGTCGAGCAGGTACCGGTCGAGGCAGCGGCGCCCCGGGACGGGCGGCTGCGGGTGTTCCTCGTCGACGACCACGCCATGTTCCGGGCGGGCGTACGCGCCGAGCTCGGCACGCACGTCGAGGTGGTGGGGGAGGCCAGCACGGTGGCCGAGGCGGTCAGTCGGATCACGGCGACCCAGCCCGACGTGGTGCTGCTCGACGTGCACATGCCCGACGGCGGCGGCCGGGCGGTGCTGGAGGCGGTACGGCGTACCCATCCGCAGGTGCGGTTCCTGGCGTTGAGCGTCTCGGACGCGGCCGAGGACGTGATCGGGCTGATCCGCGCCGGTGCCCGGGGCTACGTCACCAAGACCATCTCCCCGGACGAGCTGACCGACGCGATCCGTCGGGTGGCCGACGGGGACGCGGTGTTCAGCCCCCGGCTGGCCGGGTTCGTGCTGGACGCGTTCGCGGCCCGGCCGGACGCGCCGGTCGCCGACCCCGAGCTGGACCAGCTCACCAACCGGGAGCGCGAGGTGCTGCGCCTGCTGGCCCGCGGGTACGCGTACAAGGAGATCGCCAGGGAGCTGTTCATCTCGATAAAGACGGTCGAGACGCACGTCTCCAATGTGCTGCGCAAGCTGCAGATGTCCAACCGGTACGAGCTGTCCCGGTGGGCCGCCGACCGACGACTGGTGTGATCCGTTCTCCGCTCACGAGGGAGTGAGCGCCCCTCGTGGCGGTCACTCGGTGCGCAGCACGGTGAACGCCTCGGCCAGCCGGCCGGCGGGGAGCCCGGCGTCGCCGGCGACCCTGCCGAGCAGGTCGTGCACCCAGGCCGCCACGTCCAGGTGCGCGGTCTGCGAGTGGTGCGCCCGCATCGCGGCGATCTTCCGGTCGACCTGGTCGGTCACGTCGACGACATGGTCCGGTGCCGGGCCGCCCGCGTACCAGAGCTCCCGCACCACCCACGGTTCCAGGCCCTCGGCGAGCAGCTCAGGAAAGGCGAAGCGGTTGCGCGAGTCGGGGTAGACGGCGCAGGTGGTGGCCTCGCCGACGGCCAGGTGGTCGGGGTGGCTCGGGCCGGTGAGGTGCTCCCAGCGGCGCAGCGGAGAGCTGGTCAGCACCCGGTCCGGGCGGAACCGCCGGATCCCGGCGGCGATGTCGCGGCGCAGCTCCGGGCTGGGGGTGAGGGTGCCGTCGGGGTGGCCGTCGAGGAAGTCGACCCGCTGTACGCCGACCGCGGCCGCCGCGGCCCGCTGCTCCGCCTCGCGCCGGGCGGGCATCTCCGCGCGCGGCGTGTCGTCGAAGCCGCCGGTGTCCCCCCGGGTGACGATGAGGTACGCCACTTCGATACCATCATCCGACCAGCCGGCGATGGTGCCCGCACAGCCGAAATCGACATCATCCGGATGGGCAAATACGGCCAGGGCCCGGCGGATGTCGGGGAGCGCCGGAGCGGAGGCGGGGAAGCTCACAGTCACCGAGCCTACGCGCGGTGCAGCTTGGCGTGAGCGTGTCTTACCTGCTCAGAGTGGTACGACCCGCCCCTATCATGATCTTTTCTCAAGTATCGGCAACGCGGCGGCCAACTAACGGCTTGATAACGGCACCTTCACGGAACGGGCCGGTAGGTGTCACAGTGGCAGCACCTCATCCCTGGTGTGGCACCTCGTTGGGCCTGCCGATCACGCGACGTCGCCGCGATGTGACGTCGGGTGGCCGCTGGCCCTGCATGGTGTCTGCGCCGGGGTGTGGTGCCCGGCGGATCGGTGCCCCTGGGGTGTCCCGATTTCCTCTGCGGTAAACCGGCGACCTGCGGTTCGGGTCGGCGGTCGGTGTCACCCCCCAGACGTGCGTGAAACTCACGACGGAACCAGGTTAGAAAGAGGAGGCCCCTCGGAATGAGAGTCTCGAAGCGGGCGAGCGGCGCCCTCGCGGTGGGCGCGGCGTTCGCGCTCGTCGCATCCGGCTGCTCGAGCGGGAGCAAGGGTGGTGACGACGCCAACGCCAGCAAGGACGGCAAGATCGTCATCAACGGCGTCCAGCCGGAGAACCCCCTGGTTCCGGCGAACACCACCGAGACCGGTGGCGGCAAGATCATCGACTGGATGTGGACCGGTCTGATCGAGTACCCCAACAACGGCGGCGCGCCGCAGAACGCGCTTGCCGAGTCGATCGAGACGACCGACTCCAAGGTCTTCAAGATCAAGCTCAAGCAGAACACCAAGTTCCACGACGGCACCCCGGTCAAGGCCGAGAACTTCGTCAAGGCCTGGAACTGGGCGGCCTACTCGCCGAACGGCGCCGCCAACGGCAGCTTCTTCGCCGACATCCAGGGCTACGACGAGGTCACCAGCGAGGACCCGGACGGCGACGGCCCGAAGAAGGCCCCGGAGCCGAAGGCCAAGGAGATGTCCGGCCTGAAGGTCGTCGACGACTGGTCCTTCGAGGTCACCCTCTCCGCGCCGACCGCGGTGTTCCCGACCAAGCTGGGCTACAGCGCCTTCATGCCGCTGCCGGACGCCTTCTTCAACATGAAGCCGGAAGACTTCGGCCGGAAGCCGATCGGCAACGGCCCGGTCAGCTTCGTGTCGTGGCAGGACAACGACATGATCAAGCTGACCCGCTTCGACGACTACACGCTGCGCGACAAGATGAAGATCAAGGACGTCGACGTCAAGCTGTACCAGAGCGAGGACGCCGCGTACACCGACCTGGTCTCCGGCAACCTGGACTTCCTGGAGACGATTCCCACCTCGGCGCTCGCCGGTGAGAAGTACAAGGGCGACCTGGGTGAGCGGGCGCTGCAGACCACCACCCCGTCGACCGCGTTCATCGCGTTCCCGATCTACGACA comes from Micromonospora viridifaciens and encodes:
- a CDS encoding peptide ABC transporter substrate-binding protein — translated: MRVSKRASGALAVGAAFALVASGCSSGSKGGDDANASKDGKIVINGVQPENPLVPANTTETGGGKIIDWMWTGLIEYPNNGGAPQNALAESIETTDSKVFKIKLKQNTKFHDGTPVKAENFVKAWNWAAYSPNGAANGSFFADIQGYDEVTSEDPDGDGPKKAPEPKAKEMSGLKVVDDWSFEVTLSAPTAVFPTKLGYSAFMPLPDAFFNMKPEDFGRKPIGNGPVSFVSWQDNDMIKLTRFDDYTLRDKMKIKDVDVKLYQSEDAAYTDLVSGNLDFLETIPTSALAGEKYKGDLGERALQTTTPSTAFIAFPIYDKRFQNAKLRKAVSLSINRQEIAEKIFFGTRKPADSWANPLTPGAPSGNCTVCTYNPTEAKKLLDEAGGFQGEMVFYYNADSSHKDWMEAVAQQVKTTLGINARAEGMPTFAVFRQKINAHQMNGPYRAAWQQDYPDIENWVNPLFVKGGSSNDGLYDNPEVNAMAKEASAAPSLEASHQKFAELLKKVDEDVPSMPIYFYGQQSGHSEKIKKLELTNVGELDLSSVEL
- a CDS encoding PIG-L deacetylase family protein, whose translation is MSFPASAPALPDIRRALAVFAHPDDVDFGCAGTIAGWSDDGIEVAYLIVTRGDTGGFDDTPRAEMPARREAEQRAAAAAVGVQRVDFLDGHPDGTLTPSPELRRDIAAGIRRFRPDRVLTSSPLRRWEHLTGPSHPDHLAVGEATTCAVYPDSRNRFAFPELLAEGLEPWVVRELWYAGGPAPDHVVDVTDQVDRKIAAMRAHHSQTAHLDVAAWVHDLLGRVAGDAGLPAGRLAEAFTVLRTE
- a CDS encoding response regulator, which gives rise to MVEQVPVEAAAPRDGRLRVFLVDDHAMFRAGVRAELGTHVEVVGEASTVAEAVSRITATQPDVVLLDVHMPDGGGRAVLEAVRRTHPQVRFLALSVSDAAEDVIGLIRAGARGYVTKTISPDELTDAIRRVADGDAVFSPRLAGFVLDAFAARPDAPVADPELDQLTNREREVLRLLARGYAYKEIARELFISIKTVETHVSNVLRKLQMSNRYELSRWAADRRLV
- a CDS encoding ATP-binding protein, with protein sequence MTPHPPRLYRATEHRLAAGVAAGIAEHLGISVLRVRIAFMVLLGLNGLGLLLYAAFWAVVPPRPGDTAAPPRRDLGQLLPFVAIGLGVLLVQMMAFHSVGAAGTAGWLVAIIAVGAGVIWHQSAPERRQQWGGPMAVPWLGAVVEESDRRAFVLRFVGGGVLVAVGIIGVAAVYSPVQNLDAVLNGVIFALVGLAGVGVVTGPVLWRTWNQLRSEREGRIREQERAELAAMVHDQVLHTLALIQRNASDVKTVQRLARGQERSLRNWLYKPTASPTERFAAALEQAAAEVEDTFAITVEAVVVGDRETDERVGALVAAAREALVNAARHAGVQTVSLYAEVEPDQVSVFVRDRGKGFDPDTVEDHRHGVRGSIIGRMKRHGGRAEIRSRPGEGAEVRLILPISGSGANAERDR